A section of the Plasmodium knowlesi strain H genome assembly, chromosome: 3 genome encodes:
- a CDS encoding ATP-dependent RNA helicase DBP7, putative codes for MGKFGRARKELSKKGTRKAKKEGKKEGKKEGKKKGEKKGEKKGTTHLTKRLAKKGINKSTKGVFTKDRIDTSVGRDTTVCSEVVGITPNGGGDAASKSPPGGDLFDGLFADLKGILSESLLQSLEKNKFVKTTSIQKRSIPIMLSDNDVFLKSMTGSGKTLCYALPSVQKILNMQKEKIRVTRDMGTFILVLSPTRELAVQINSLFFTLTKPYPYIVVSCLTGGEKKKSEKNRLKKGVSILTCTPGRLLDHLEHTKALKLTHLQCVILDEADKVIFLGTQDKVRLIYDTIKRLRREQVAGAVDTKSDNHTEGKNFQMVFISATLNHAVKSLANYCLTNRTVWVEAKEGDGKGGKLLSPGPPNIALCNGNEDVDTSANKDVTSTLGEEHWEYELPEQLKQFCIVSDFRKKFLCLVHMLLSCMKKKQKPVVFLSNCHSVEYMQALLKSLYWPTDLKKENMEVHKKLNEGVSPVLLKEDEKLLRKHLEKTLQRKERESGNTSKKRKERITLPFKNINVDDIQGEDSFDEGNATIGGGDGSVLYNVNTDRHKRKYLFGDTNIYILHGNLSKEDRLGNFSDFAYGKNNKSILICTEIVSRGVNFDELDVVIQYDPPQVFEEYVHKVGRTARLHKEGSSYLFLLPTEVEFLNVLREKKIHVKTIQGEELIGKFRREDVPPSFSSIGGNILSFIYNHFKVTVKSDESLMEKATSAFLASVTAYYSVSKSLRHIFCAKNLHLGHLAYAFLLDESPKEIAKLNKQQRYLRVKRQTTLNKRERRLLRSR; via the coding sequence ATGGGGAAGTTTGGGCGGGCCAGGAAGGAGCTCTCAAAAAAGGGCAcaaggaaggcaaaaaaagaaggcaaaaaggaaggcaaaaaggaaggtaaaaaaaaaggtgaaaagaaaggtgaaaaaaaaggcaccaCGCATCTCACAAAACGTCTGGCAAAGAAGGGGATAAACAAATCGACGAAAGGGGTGTTCACGAAGGACAGGATCGACACCTCCGTCGGTAGGGATACCACTGTCTGTAGCGAGGTGGTGGGGATCACTCCTAACGGGGGTGGCGATGCGGCTAGCAAGAGCCCCCCCGGGGGCGACCTCTTCGACGGGCTGTTCGCCGATCTGAAGGGAATCCTAAGCGAGAGCCTGCTACAAAgtttggagaaaaacaaattcgTGAAAACGACAAGCATCCAGAAGAGGAGCATCCCCATCATGTTAAGTGACAACGATGTCTTCCTTAAATCCATGACTGGATCTGGAAAAACGTTATGTTATGCATTGCCATCTGTACAGAAAATACTGAATatgcaaaaggagaaaataagagTGACGAGGGATATGGGAACTTTCATCTTGGTTCTCTCCCCGACGAGGGAATTGGCCGTCCAAATAAATAGTTTGTTCTTTACCTTGACGAAACCCTATCCCTACATTGTAGTGTCCTGTTTAACAggtggggagaaaaaaaagtcggAAAAGAACCGACTGAAAAAAGGCGTATCCATTTTGACATGCACACCAGGAAGGTTATTGGACCACTTGGAGCACACGAAGGCGTTGAAGCTAACACATTTGCAGTGCGTTATATTGGACGAAGCAGACAAGGTGATTTTCCTCGGCACGCAGGATAAGGTCAGGTTAATATATGATACCATTAAGAGGCTCCGTCGTGAACAGGTGGCAGGCGCTGTAGACACGAAGAGTGACAACCACACGGAGGGAAAAAACTTCCAAATGGTATTTATTTCCGCAACGCTGAATCATGCCGTGAAGAGTTTGGCGAATTATTGTTTAACGAACCGGACAGTATGGGTGGAGGCCAAGGAAGGCGATGGCAAGGGGGGTAAGTTACTTTCCCCTGGGCCCCCGAACATAGCACTCTGCAATGGCAACGAAGATGTGGATACCAGCGCCAACAAAGATGTTACATCTACCCTGGGAGAAGAACACTGGGAATATGAACTCCCAGAACAGTTAAAACAATTTTGTATTGTATCCGATTTTAGGAAGAAGTTTCTATGCTTAGTGCACATGCTACTGTCATGcatgaaaaagaagcagaagCCAGTGGTTTTCCTTTCTAACTGTCACAGCGTAGAATACATGCAAGCGCTACTTAAGAGTTTATATTGGCCAACtgatttgaaaaaagaaaacatggAGGTGCATAAGAAATTAAACGAGGGAGTTTCCCCTGTGTTGTTAAAGGAGGATGAGAAATTGTTACGCAAACATTTGGAGAAGACTCTGCAGAGGAAGGAACGTGAATCTGGAAATACATCGAAGAaacggaaggaaagaattacCCTGCCATTTAAAAACATCAACGTAGATGATATACAAGGAGAAGACTCATTCGACGAAGGGAACGCTACCAttggtggtggtgatggaTCCGTTCTGTATAATGTAAACACGGATAGGCACAAGAGGAAGTACCTTTTCGGAGATACaaacatatacattttaCATGGTAACCTATCTAAGGAAGACCGACTTGGTAATTTTTCGGATTTTGCttatgggaaaaataataaatccATTCTAATATGTACAGAGATTGTATCGAGAGGAGTGAATTTTGATGAACTGGATGTGGTTATCCAGTATGATCCTCCACAAGTTTTTGAGGAATACGTTCATAAGGTGGGTCGAACAGCGCGACTACATAAAGAAGGCTCGTCCTACTTGTTCCTCTTACCGACAGAAGTGGAGTTTCTCAATGTCTTAcgggaaaagaagattcaTGTGAAGACCATTCAAGGGGAGGAGCTAATTGGTAAATTCCGGAGAGAAGATGTACCTCCGTCTTTTTCATCCATTGGTGGTAATATACTTAGTTTCATCTACAACCATTTTAAGGTTACTGTTAAATCGGATGAGTCCCTTATGGAGAAAGCTACAAGTGCTTTTCTCGCATCTGTCACTGCCTACTACTCAGTAAGTAAATCATTGCGACACATTTTTTGCGCGAAGAATCTTCACCTCGGCCACCTCGCCTATGCCTTCCTCCTAGACGAGAGCCCCAAGGAAATTGCTAAACTGAATAAACAACAACGCTACCTGCGGGTGAAGCGCCAGACCACGCTGAACAAGCGGGAGCGCCGTCTCCTCCGCTCGAGGTGA
- a CDS encoding P36-like protein, with protein MSSPTKASSAQLDAVKKYLKNFDHKNDTESINGFADLLKELNIKMAVFDFDLTIIGAHSGGYVDKANDVDHIGTSVTSHFKILSKALNERGIKITVATFSDNEAIRYSRARNPTLISGEEMVNYSMKNSKCDAKIEKVYAYYPPYYREPRQYRPLGLDKPMSHDKSYHLKQIRTDFGVNVDEILFVDDDMNNCTSAKKEGYLTFNVMGKNGFNFKSVKVM; from the exons ATGTCGTCCCCCACCAAGGCGAGTTCAGCACAACTGGACGCGGTGAAGAAATACCTTAAGAACTTCGATCACAAGAATGACACGGAGA GTATAAATGGATTTGCTGATCTCCTCAAGGAGCTTAACATCAAAATGGCTGTGTTCGACTTCGACCTTACCATAATCGGTGCCCACTCAG GAGGATATGTTGATAAGGCCAACGATGTGGACCACATCGGAACTTCAGTGACGAGCCACTTCAAGATTCTCTCCAAGGCGCTCAACGagagaggaataaaaattaccGTGGCGACGTTTTCTG ACAATGAGGCCATCCGGTACAGCCGCGCCAGAAACCCCACCCTTATTTCGGGCGAGGAGATGGTTAATTACAGCATGAAGAATAGCAAGTGCGATGCGAAGATCGAGAAGGTCTATGCCTACTACCCCCC GTATTATCGAGAGCCTCGCCAGTACAGACCGTTGGGTTTGGACAAGCCAATGAGTCACGACAAGTCGTACCATTTGAAGCAG ATTAGGACTGACTTTGGAGTGAATGTCGATGAAATTCTATTCGTGGATGATGACATGAACAACTGCACCTCCGCCAAAAAGGAGGGATATTTGACATTCAACGTTATGGGGAAAAATGGCTTCAACTTCAAAAGTGTAAAAGTTATGTAG
- a CDS encoding 40S ribosomal protein S5, putative, producing MESSTADIKLFKKWSYEDVNIADLSLVDCIAVSQKACVYTPHTAGRYQKKRFRKALCPIVERLVNSMMMHGRNNGKKLKAIRIVAYAFEIIHLMTGENPIQVYVNAVQKGGPREDSTRIGSAGVVRRQAVDVSPLRRVNQAIYLICTGARNAAFRNIKSISECLAEEIINCANESSSSYAIKKKDEIERVAKANR from the exons ATGGAGTCGTCAACAGCAGATATTAAGCTCTTCAAAAAGTGGTCATACGAAGATGTTAACATTGCGGATTTGTCATTG GTTGACTGCATAGCAGTGTCCCAGAAGGCCTGCGTGTACACGCCACACACCGCGGGAAGAtaccagaaaaaaagattcaGAAAGGCCCTTTGCCCAATTGTGGAGCGATTAGTCAACTCGATGATGATGCATGGAAGAAACAACGGAAAGAAGCTAAAGGCAATTCGAATTGTTGCCTACGCCTTTGAAATAATTCACCTCATGACAGGAGAAAACCCCATCCAGGTTTATGTAAATGCTGTACAAAAAGGTGGTCCAAGGGAAGACTCTACTCGTATTGGTTCGGCTGGTGTTGTTAGAAGACAAGCAGTGGACGTGTCTCCACTCAGGAGAGTGAACCAAGCCATCTACCTCATCTGTACTGGTGCTAGAAACGCCGCCTTcagaaatattaaatccaTTTCTGAATGCCTTGCAGAGGAAATTATCAACTGCGCAAACGAGTCCTCAAGTTCCTATGCCATCAAGAAGAAGGACGAAATTGAGAGAGTTGCCAAAGCCAACCGatga
- a CDS encoding V-type ATPase V0 subunit e, putative, whose translation MDAIISTGSLVYLVIWFVSCILFCLLFAREGKISRMDMVKLIITLVSLAVFCLWIFWLCVYLSQLNPMVLPVRRSVKE comes from the exons ATGGACGCCATCATCTCCACAGGAAGTTTGGTCTATTTAGTTATTTGGTTTGTCTCGtgcattttgttttgtctTCTGTTCGCACGAGAGGGGAAGATATCCCGGATGGATATGGTCAA gCTTATTATCACCCTGGTTTCTCTTGCCGTTTTTTGCCTCTGGATTTT TTGGCTCTGCGTGTACCTGTCGCAGCTGAACCCGATGGTGTTGCCAGTTCGACGGAGCGTCAAGGAGTAA